The Rathayibacter caricis DSM 15933 genomic sequence GTGCGGCTCGACGAGGCGGTGGGCCTCTCCGGAGGCGAGCTCGCGGTGCACGATGTCGTCGCCGCGCTCGCCGAGGAGCAGCTCGAGGGCGCCGGCCGCGACCGCGCCGAGGTCCTGCTCGACGCTCGAGAGGCCGACGGCGGCGGCGACCGGGGTGTTGTCGAAGCCGACGATCGAGAGGTCGGGGCGGCCGACGGCGACGGCGGCCATCGAGGCGCCGAGCGCGAGGGAGTCCGAGACGCAGACCAGACCGTCGACCGCGGGGTTCGCCTCGAGGAACGCGATCGCGGCGGACCGGGCCTGCTGCACGTCGTCCTCCGCCTCGGCCCGCAGCAGTGCGACTCCGGGGAACCGCTCCCCCATGACCCGCTCCCAGCCGTTGCGGCGGTCGTCGCCGGTCGCGGATCCGCTCGGCCAGCCGAAGAACGCGACGGTCGCGCACCCCTCGTCGGCGAGGTGCCGGCTGGCCTGCGCGACTCCGGAGGCGCCGTCGACGTCGACCCAGAGGTGCTGCGGATCGCCCTGGTCGTCCAGCCCCCAGGGGCGGCCGAACGTCACGAAGGGCACGCCCTGCTCGCGGAGCCACGCGGTGCGCGGGTCGCCGTAGAAGGTCGAGGTGAGGACGAAGGCGTCCACGTCGGCCCCGTCGCGGAGCCGTCCGATCTGCGCGATCTCGTCCTCGGGGGTGCTCGCCGTGTAGAGCAGGATCCGCATGCCGCGGGCATCCGCCTGCTCGGTCACGGCGTGGAGGAACCGGTCGAGCAGGCTGCCGGAGATACCGTCGAGCACGCGGTCCATCCGCACGCCGATGGTGCCCGACTTGCGGGTGCGCAGGCGGCGGGCGGAGGCGTGCGGCCGGTACTTGAGGTCGGCGATGGCCTTCTCGACGCGCTCGCGGGTGCCGGGACGCACGATCGACGGGCTGTTGAGCACGTTCGAGACGGTCTGGCGCGAGACTCCGGCGGCGCGGGCCACGTCTTCGACGGTCGGCAGTGCCATGCGTCCTCCTCGACGGGTCCGGGTGCGGTTCGATCGTTCCAACACGGCGGCGAGCGCCGATTTGATCGATCAAATGCGAGTGCTACATTACCTCCGACCGCGGTGCTGTCAACCGGCAGCCACCGACGGCCCGATCCCGTAGGCGCTGCACGACGCGGCCCGCACCGACGATTCAGTGAGGAGTCGACCGTGACGACCGAGCGCGACGACCGCAGCAGCACGCCCCTCCAGCCCCTCCTCCACGAGGCCGTCGTCCTCCTCCGCGCCCCCTCGCAGCTGTGGTGCGACGAGACGGGCGAGCTCGGCGCGCAGCCGATCCACGGGCTCTACCACGGCGACGTCCGCGTGCTCGCCGCAGCGTCCCTTCTCGTCGGCGGGCTCCCCCTCGAGCCGATCGCGGCCGGACGCGACGGGGCCTCCTCCGCCCGCTTCACCGGCCTGGCCCGCCGCCTCGACGACGCGTCGGCGGATCCCCGGTTCCGCGTCGTCCGCACGCGCGCCGTCTCGGCGGGATCGCTCCGCGAGAGCATCCGCCTCGAGTCGGCCCTGGCCGAGGAGGTCGCCACGCGACTCGACCTCGCGCTCGAGCCCGACTTCTCCCTCGTGCACGTCGTGAAGGCCGGCCTGCGCGACGACGTCGACGTCCGCACCGAGGCGGGCGACGGATCCGTCGTGTGGACCTCGGGCAGCGCCCGCGCCGAGGTGCGCGCCCCGGGCGCCGCGATCGCGACAGGAGCGAGCACCACGCTCTCCTGGGACGTCGTGGTCCCGGCCCGCGGCACCGTCGAGGTCGAGTGGAGCATCGCGATGGAGGACTCCGCCGCGGTCGTCGCCGGAGCCCCCGGCCCCGCGGAGTGGAGCGGTACGACGGTCGACGCGGGCGACTCCCGCCTCGCGTCCTGGTGCCGCGTCGCCCTCGACGACCTCGACGCCCTGCGGATGGTCACCGTCGACCGTCCGGACGAGCCGTTCCTGGCCGCCGGCGCGCCCTGGTTCTTCACCCTCTTCGGCCGCGACTCGATCTGGGCGGCGCGGATGCTCCTCCCGCTGGGCACCGGGATCGCCGGCTCGACCCTGCGCGTGCTCGCGGGGCTCCAGGGCACCGAGCACGTGGCCGGCACCGCCGAGCAGCCCGGCAAGATCATGCACGAGCTGCGCTCGACGACGCTCGAGATCCCGGGCGAGGGCGTCTCGCTCCCCCCTCTCTACTTCGGCACCGTCGACGCCACGGCGCTCTGGGTCTGCCTGCTGCACGACGCCTGGCGCTGGGGGCTCCCCGACTCCGAGGTCGAGGCCCTGCTGCCCGCGCTCGAGGCGGCGCTGCGCTGGCTCCGCGACGACGGCGACTCCGACGGCGACGGCCTGCTCGAGTACGTCGACACAACCGGGCACGGCCTCGCCAACCAGGGCTGGAAGGACTCGGGCGACTCGATCCAGTGGCGCGACGGCACCCTGGCCGAGGGCCCCATCGCGCTCTGCGAGGTGCAGGCCTACGCCTACGAGGCGGCGATCGGAGGCGCGGCGCTGCTCGAGCGGTTCGGCCGCGACGGAGCCGCGTGGCGCGAGTGGGCGGCGGACCTGAAGGAGCGGTTCGCCCGGTCGTTCTGGATCGACACGGCCGACGGCGGCTACCCGGCGATCGCCCTCGATGCGCGGAAGCGCCCCGTCGACACGGTCACGAGCAACATCGGTCACCTTCTGGGCACCGGGATCCTGCCGCCCGACCGCGCCGCGCGCGTGGCCGAGCTGCTGGTCTCGCCCGAGCTCTCCTCCGGCTACGGCCTGCGCACCATGTCGACCGACTCCGACGGCTACTGGCCGCTCTCGTACCACGGAGGAACGGTCTGGGCCCACGACACCGCCATCGCCGTCACGGGGCTGGCTCGCGACGGCTTCGGGGCCGAGGCGACGACGCTCGCGCGGGGCCTGCTCGCCGCCGCCGAGGGCTTCGACTACCGGATGCCCGAGCTGCACTCGGGCGATTCCGCCGCCGAGGCGCCCGCGCCGGTGCCCTACCCCGCCGCCTGCCGTCCGCAGGCCTGGTCGGCGGCCGCGGCCGTGGGAGTGCTGTCGGCGGCGCTGGGGCTCGCGCCGGGCGGGGAGACGCTCGTCGTCGCTCCGATCTCGCCCGCCCTCGCCGGGCCGATCCGGGTCGACGGGATCCGCCACCGCGGGTCCGTCGTGGCGGTGGACTGGGACGGGCGCGTCTGAGCCTCGGCCGTCAGGGCAGCCGTCGTCAGGGCAGCCGCGCCACCACCGCGCGCGCGATGGTGCGCCCCGAACGGTTCGCTCCGATGGTCGAGGCCGTCGGTCCGTAGCCCGCGAAGAACACCCGCGGGTCGGTGAGGGACGCGCCGTTCGCGACGGCGACTCCGCCCTCGCGCTCGCGCAGTCCGAGCGGCGCCAGGTGGCGCAGCTCCGGTCGGAATCCCGTCGCCCAGATGATCGCGTCGGCGCGCGTGAAGCTCCCGTCGGGCCAGCGCACGCCGTCCTCCTCGATCGAGCGGAACACGCCCCGCTCGCGGAGCACCCCGCGCTCGATCCCGGCCACGACCCTCCGGGTGCGCTGCACACCGGTGCCGCCGACGATGCTCGGCAGGGCACGGCCGGCCCGCGCCGCGCGGTCCTGCTCGGCCACCGCCTCCACCGCCGACTCGAAGGCGAGCTGCTCGCCGTCGCGGAACTCGACCGGGCGCCGCGTCGCCCAGGTGACCGAGCGCGCGACCCGCTCGAGTTCGAGCAGGAAGCCGATCGCCGAGGTGCCGCCGCCCACGACGACGACCTGCTTGCCCGCGAAGTCCTCGGCCCGCACGTACTCCGTGGTGTCGATCTGCACGCCCCTGAAGCGGTCGCGGCCCGGGTAG encodes the following:
- a CDS encoding LacI family DNA-binding transcriptional regulator — its product is MALPTVEDVARAAGVSRQTVSNVLNSPSIVRPGTRERVEKAIADLKYRPHASARRLRTRKSGTIGVRMDRVLDGISGSLLDRFLHAVTEQADARGMRILLYTASTPEDEIAQIGRLRDGADVDAFVLTSTFYGDPRTAWLREQGVPFVTFGRPWGLDDQGDPQHLWVDVDGASGVAQASRHLADEGCATVAFFGWPSGSATGDDRRNGWERVMGERFPGVALLRAEAEDDVQQARSAAIAFLEANPAVDGLVCVSDSLALGASMAAVAVGRPDLSIVGFDNTPVAAAVGLSSVEQDLGAVAAGALELLLGERGDDIVHRELASGEAHRLVEPHLVVRTPLHL
- a CDS encoding glycogen debranching N-terminal domain-containing protein encodes the protein MTTERDDRSSTPLQPLLHEAVVLLRAPSQLWCDETGELGAQPIHGLYHGDVRVLAAASLLVGGLPLEPIAAGRDGASSARFTGLARRLDDASADPRFRVVRTRAVSAGSLRESIRLESALAEEVATRLDLALEPDFSLVHVVKAGLRDDVDVRTEAGDGSVVWTSGSARAEVRAPGAAIATGASTTLSWDVVVPARGTVEVEWSIAMEDSAAVVAGAPGPAEWSGTTVDAGDSRLASWCRVALDDLDALRMVTVDRPDEPFLAAGAPWFFTLFGRDSIWAARMLLPLGTGIAGSTLRVLAGLQGTEHVAGTAEQPGKIMHELRSTTLEIPGEGVSLPPLYFGTVDATALWVCLLHDAWRWGLPDSEVEALLPALEAALRWLRDDGDSDGDGLLEYVDTTGHGLANQGWKDSGDSIQWRDGTLAEGPIALCEVQAYAYEAAIGGAALLERFGRDGAAWREWAADLKERFARSFWIDTADGGYPAIALDARKRPVDTVTSNIGHLLGTGILPPDRAARVAELLVSPELSSGYGLRTMSTDSDGYWPLSYHGGTVWAHDTAIAVTGLARDGFGAEATTLARGLLAAAEGFDYRMPELHSGDSAAEAPAPVPYPAACRPQAWSAAAAVGVLSAALGLAPGGETLVVAPISPALAGPIRVDGIRHRGSVVAVDWDGRV
- a CDS encoding FAD-dependent oxidoreductase, with product MDRASAQRSVVVIGAGQAGLAVAYYLRRLGLESGRDLVVLDRGPEPGGAWQFRWEALRLGSAHRVHDLPGMDRMGLSFSTADRRRPARDVVTEYYGAYERAYELPVRRPEAVRSVTSAIPGDRSSALVIETDRAVEHARLVVNATGTWGSPFVPYYPGRDRFRGVQIDTTEYVRAEDFAGKQVVVVGGGTSAIGFLLELERVARSVTWATRRPVEFRDGEQLAFESAVEAVAEQDRAARAGRALPSIVGGTGVQRTRRVVAGIERGVLRERGVFRSIEEDGVRWPDGSFTRADAIIWATGFRPELRHLAPLGLREREGGVAVANGASLTDPRVFFAGYGPTASTIGANRSGRTIARAVVARLP